The Vibrio penaeicida genome contains a region encoding:
- a CDS encoding NfeD family protein, with product MDIFDLFLGEPTIWFAFGALLLTIDLMLIGAPVFLFMALSAFAMVLVSMVFPNISFAVSAVLFSVFCFLSYVLVQDFVRKRKPIKNVCYSNENMLNSQFTLLDDLEAGVKKRIKINHIHYTVVSNVDQERGRKLMVYKVDNGILHVSSNIPSHEFPRENERREEKRQEPVPSPHYDDSPSTANTSVDTSCGGGE from the coding sequence ATGGATATTTTTGACCTATTTCTCGGTGAACCAACCATTTGGTTTGCTTTCGGCGCTCTCTTATTGACGATTGACCTAATGCTAATTGGAGCACCTGTTTTTTTGTTTATGGCTCTTTCAGCATTCGCAATGGTACTGGTATCAATGGTGTTCCCAAATATCAGCTTTGCAGTCTCAGCGGTATTGTTCAGTGTCTTTTGCTTTTTGTCTTATGTTTTGGTCCAAGACTTTGTTCGCAAACGCAAGCCTATAAAAAACGTCTGCTATTCAAACGAAAATATGCTGAATAGCCAATTTACTTTACTCGATGACTTAGAAGCTGGCGTTAAAAAACGCATAAAGATAAACCACATACATTACACAGTAGTGTCTAATGTCGACCAAGAACGTGGACGAAAGCTCATGGTTTACAAGGTCGATAATGGCATACTCCACGTAAGCTCTAATATTCCAAGTCATGAATTTCCTCGTGAAAACGAGAGGCGTGAAGAAAAACGTCAGGAACCAGTACCGTCACCTCACTATGACGACTCTCCCTCAACGGCGAATACATCAGTAGATACTTCTTGTGGGGGCGGTGAGTAG
- a CDS encoding SPFH domain-containing protein, which translates to MNHYETLVIGILVFVVSAVILKQCIVIVPEGSRFVVEKLGKFSRVIQPGLTLLIPFLERVAYRPTVKAQVVELAEVECFSKDNSLLQISSQYVFKFIEVEKAIYKAENVELLLENYCKTHLRDVSGTMKLDELLSSRSEIKVKIETELSAIAEKYGCELESYEILNITPTEATISSMEKLVEADRLARTIRIKAEAEKDAEIKQAQGQKEAEVLAAEAEKQSDILRSEGELEAAKNDAKAIRERGQAEADANKMISESVKESGAEGLHLKIANDYTTALQTIGAADSSKTIMMPVDSSNLVGSIAGIAELLNTKS; encoded by the coding sequence ATGAATCACTATGAAACATTGGTTATTGGAATACTGGTATTTGTTGTTTCAGCCGTAATATTGAAACAGTGCATCGTTATCGTTCCAGAGGGCTCACGTTTTGTTGTCGAGAAACTGGGTAAGTTCTCCCGCGTTATCCAACCGGGCTTAACATTACTGATCCCATTCTTGGAACGAGTTGCGTATCGCCCAACCGTCAAGGCGCAGGTCGTCGAATTGGCCGAGGTAGAGTGTTTCTCGAAAGATAATTCGTTGCTGCAAATCAGCAGCCAATACGTGTTTAAATTCATTGAAGTCGAAAAAGCGATATACAAAGCAGAAAACGTAGAGCTGTTGCTTGAGAACTACTGCAAAACTCACCTTCGTGACGTAAGCGGTACGATGAAGCTAGATGAACTCCTATCATCACGTTCAGAAATTAAAGTCAAAATTGAAACTGAGCTTTCAGCTATTGCAGAGAAATATGGCTGTGAATTGGAATCGTATGAAATTCTAAATATCACTCCAACTGAAGCCACCATCAGTAGTATGGAAAAGCTTGTCGAAGCTGATCGTCTTGCTCGTACCATTCGCATTAAAGCCGAGGCAGAAAAAGATGCAGAAATCAAACAGGCTCAAGGGCAAAAAGAAGCAGAAGTCTTAGCTGCAGAAGCTGAAAAACAATCCGATATATTGCGCTCAGAGGGTGAACTAGAAGCCGCCAAAAATGACGCAAAAGCCATCCGTGAACGTGGCCAGGCTGAAGCTGACGCCAACAAAATGATCAGTGAATCGGTTAAAGAGTCGGGAGCAGAAGGGTTACATTTGAAGATTGCCAATGACTACACAACGGCACTTCAAACCATCGGCGCGGCAGACTCAAGTAAGACAATCATGATGCCGGTCGATAGTTCAAATCTGGTTGGCTCAATCGCCGGTATTGCCGAGCTACTCAATACAAAGTCATAA
- a CDS encoding 3'-5' exonuclease family protein, which yields MSTSNTTQKYNEDQLWTDVETGGLADMTTLPTGERVYGALHHPLLEVGILLPRQFDNGIISLNNSVCPSFNLGIKVTEEMLTRFDPWALKQHTKSGLLERLKTGEGFDYFAEDNLDAEAAILDFLHSNNVKEFNREEGTGAIALGNNISFDMQFFDAQLPRVRAYMHYRKADVSSINVMARTRLWKHVQLNGVDKALNHTALEDIRESVLEMNAYTSQINNLLWYKQQANELGIVSDMDKCLSDA from the coding sequence ATGAGTACATCTAACACAACCCAAAAATACAACGAAGATCAGTTATGGACTGACGTAGAGACTGGTGGACTTGCCGATATGACAACCTTACCAACAGGCGAGCGAGTTTATGGTGCACTTCATCACCCACTACTGGAAGTCGGTATTTTACTGCCGCGACAATTCGATAACGGAATTATCTCGTTGAATAACAGTGTATGCCCTAGCTTTAATTTGGGTATTAAAGTGACAGAGGAAATGCTGACACGCTTTGATCCCTGGGCTCTAAAACAGCACACAAAGTCAGGACTGCTAGAGAGACTCAAAACTGGTGAGGGTTTTGATTATTTTGCAGAAGATAACCTTGACGCCGAAGCCGCTATTCTCGATTTCTTGCATTCAAATAATGTGAAGGAATTTAATCGAGAAGAGGGGACCGGAGCCATCGCGTTGGGCAATAACATCTCGTTTGACATGCAATTCTTCGATGCACAGCTCCCTCGAGTTCGCGCATATATGCATTATAGAAAAGCCGATGTTAGCTCAATCAATGTTATGGCACGAACTCGCCTTTGGAAACACGTTCAATTAAACGGTGTTGATAAGGCGCTGAACCACACTGCGCTCGAAGATATTCGAGAGTCAGTTTTGGAGATGAACGCTTATACCTCTCAAATTAATAATTTGCTTTGGTATAAACAACAGGCCAATGAGTTAGGTATTGTCTCTGATATGGACAAATGCCTATCTGACGCCTAA